The genomic DNA CGCCGCGGGCTCCGTGCGCTGGAAACGAAAGACGAATCGCTCGCCAGAGAAGTCATCGAGGGCGACCACGAGATAAACGAGCTGTACCTCGAACTCGAACAGTCGTGTATCGAGCTGTTTGCCCTCCAGCAGCCGGTCGCCAGCGACCTGCGGTTTATCGCCGCGTCGTTCAAAATCATCACCGACCTCGAACGGGTCGCCGACCTGGCGACGAACCTCGGCGACTACACGCTCCAGTCGTCTCGGGACCTCTATCCCGACGTCGACATTCAGGGCATCGGCGATGCCGTCATCGAGATGGTCGAGGACGCGATGGAGGCCTACGCCGAGGAAGACAGCGAGGCCTGCTTCGCCATCAGCGACCGCGACGACGAGGTCGACAGCCGCTGTGAAGACGCCTCCAATACGGTCGTCCGCGACCTCATCGAGACGGAACTCGACGAAACCTCTTCGGAAGGCGATATCGAGTCGCTGTTGCGTGAGGTCTCGCGGCTGCTGTTGACGATTCGTGACCTCGAACGCATCGGCGACCACGCGGTCAACATCGCCGCACGGACGCTGTACATGGTCGAAAACAGCGACGAGCTGATTTATTAGAGGTAGCCTTCTTCCAGCAGCAGTTCGCCGTTCAGCACGCTCGCGCCGGCAGCGCCGCGCATCGTATTGTGGGCCAGGCAGTTGAACTGGATGCCGTCGGCGGTCGACTCGACGCCGCCGGTGGCGATGGCCATCCCGTCGCCGAGCATCCGGTCCATCCGTGGCTGCGGACGGTCGGGTTCGTCGAAGACCTCGATGAGCTGGTCGGGCGAGGACGGCAGGTCGACGCTGGGGTACGATTCGAAGGCTTCGACAACGTCTGCGGGGTCGGGGTCCGCAGCGAGGTCGGCCCAAACGTTCTCAAGGTGGCCGTCAAGCGTCGGCACGCGGTTACACGACGCCGAGACATCGGCCTCGTGGAGGTCGACGCCTGCACCGTCAAACGAGCCGAGTAGCTTGCGGGATTCGGTCTCCATCTTCTCGGCCTCGCCGCCGATGTGGGGGATGACGTTATCGATGATTTCCATCGAGGTAACGCCCGAGTAGCCCGCCCCCGAGACGGCCTGTAGCGTCGAGACGTGGATGTTTTCGAGGCCGAACTCGTCCAGCGCCGCCAGCGCCGGCACCATCGTAATCGTCGAGCAGTTGGGGTTCTTGATGAGCGCGCCGTCCCAGCCACGCTCGTCGCGCTGGACCTCGATGAGGCCGAGGTGGTCGGCGTTGACCTCCGGAATCGTCAGCGGGATGTCGTCGTCCATGCGGCCGTTCGAGGAGTTCGAGGAGACGACGTAGCCCGCCTCGACGAACTCGGGTTCGACATCCGCACCGATGTCGGACGGCAGCGACGAAAACAGCAGGTCGATGTCGTCGGGGACGGCGTCGGGGTCGGTCTCGACAACGGTCATGTCGGCAACCGACTCCGGAATCGGCGTATCGACGCGCCATTTGGCGGCCTCCCGGTACGTCTTGCCGGCGCTGGCCGACGACGCCGACAGTGCGGCGACCTCGAACTCCTCGTGTGGGTCAAGCAACTGGATGAGTCGTTGTCCGACGGCACCCGTCGCGCCGAGGACTCCTACGCGAGTGGTAGACATTGGCGGTGGTATGATGAGCCACAGGAAAACGGTTGTGAAACGCGTCTGGTTTTACCGGCCGGGATAGCCGCGAAACTGTACATTCGTGAAGGTCTGTTGGCTTCTCGCTCTGTGTCGACAGCCGCGCTGCTGTGCGGCGTGAAAACGACGGAGCAAAGAACCCGACTACGCCGGCTGCTGGGGGGAGCGCTGCTTGCGCGTGACGTATCCGGCGATACGGTTACGAACGCTCTTGGACTCGATATTTGTCAGTTCGTCTACGAGCTCTTTGTTGTGCTCGAAGTCGTCACCGAAGGCTTTCGGATATCGGTCCATGAGTAGCGTTCCAGTCTTCTTGACGTAGGCGGGTTTGATGGCCATTGGTAGACCACCCTACTGCTGTGGTACTCAAAAAAGGTTCGGAAGGCCGACAGCGGGGCGTATGCTGTCGACTCACACTCTGTGGGTCGGCAACGGTCCCGCGGGTAGCAGCCACCGCTGCCGCTATCCCGGCACTTTCAAATACGGTTTCTCCGTAGGTCGCATAATGTCGAACCAACACATCCCAAACGCGGTTCGGGAACTGGAACACGACGGCGAAACGTACAAGATGGCCGACCTCACGGCGCTGGAAGAGGCCGGACTCTGTGAGCTTGACTCGCTCCCAGTCAGCATCCGCATCATGCTCGAATCCGTCCTCCGGAACGCCCAACAGGACGGCGAGACGGTCACCGAAGACGACGTTCGGGCGGCGGCTTCGTGGAGCCCCGACGTTCCTGACGCTGAGCTTTCCTTCCAGCCCTCGCGGGTCGTCCTGCAGGACCTGACCGGCGTGCCGGCGGTTGTCGACCTCGCGGCGCTTCGCTCCGCGGCCGACCGAAAGGGTGTCGACCCGACGGTCGTCGAGCCGGAAATCCCCTGTGACCTCGTCATCGACCACAGCGTGCAGGTCGACTACTTCGGCAGCGACGACGCCTACGAGCGCAACGTCGAACTCGAATACGAGCGCAACGAGGAACGCTATCGCTCCATCAAGTGGGCACAGCAGGCCTTCGAGGACTTCGAGGTCGTCCCGCCGGGAACGGGTATCGTCCACCAGGTCAACCTCGAACACCTCGGTCGCGTCGTCCACGCCCGCGAGGAGGACGGCGACCAGTGGCTCCTGCCCGACACGCTCGTCGGTACCGACAGCCACACGCCGATGATCGGCGGCATCGGCGTCGTCGGCTGGGGTGTCGGCGGCATCGAGGCTGAGGCCGCGCTGCTCGGCCAGCCGATTACGATGAGTCTCCCCGACGTCGTCGGCGTCCGTCTCTCCGGGTCGCTCCCCGAGGGCGCGACCGCGACCGACCTCGTTCTCCACATCACCGAGCGCCTCCGCGAAGTCGGCGTCGTCGACAAGTTCGTCGAGTTCTACGGTCCCGGCGTCGCCGAACTCACCGTCGCCGACCGCGCGACCATCTCGAACATGGCCCCGGAGCAGGGCTCGACCATCAGCATGTTCCCGGTCGACGACAAGACCCTCGAATACCTCGAACTCACCGGCCGCGACCCCGACCACGTCGACCTCGTCGAGAAATACCTCGACGCACAGGGGCTGTTCGGCGAGCAGGAGCCCGAATACACCCAAGTCGTCGAGTTCGACCTCAGCGATGTCGAACCGAGCCTCGCCGGCCACAAGAAGCCCCACTCGCGAATCCCGATGGGCAACCTCGACGAGCACTTCCCGAGCCTGCTTGAGGCCGAGGGCGTCGTCGGTGACGGCGGCGCGGTCACGGCTGACGCCGCTGGCAACCCTGCGGATGTCGTCGAGACGCCCGACCTCGGCGAGACCGTCCCCGTCGAGCTGGAGGACGGCACCGAGGTCGAAATCGGCCACGGGAGCGTTCTCGTCAGCGCGATTACGTCCTGTACGAACACCTCGAATCCGTCGGTGATGCTGGCGGCCGGGCTGCTCGCCGAAAACGCAGCCGAGGCCGGCCTTGACGTCCCCGACTACGTCAAGACGTCGCTTGCGCCCGGTAGCCGCGTCGTCACGGAGTATCTGAAGGAAGCCGACCTCCTCGAACCGCTTGAGGAACTCGGCTACCACGTCGTCGGCTACGGCTGTACGACCTGTATCGGCAACTCCGGCCCGCTCCCAGACCCCATCGAGAAGGCCATCGACGACAACAACCTCTGGGCGACGAGCGTGCTGTCGGGCAACCGGAACTTCGAGGCCCGAATCCACCCGAAGATTGCCGCCAACTACCTGGCATCGCCGCCGCTTGTCGTCGCCTACGGGCTGGCCGGCCGCATGGACATCGACCTCGAAGAAGACCCCATCGGCGTCGGCGACGACGGCGAGGCTATCTACCTCGAAGACATCTGGCCCGACACCGACGAGATTCACGACGCCATCGCCGACAGCGTCTCGCCGGAGCTGTTCGAGGAAAAATACGCACAGGTCTACGAGGGCGACGAGCGCTGGGAAGCACTTGATGCGCCGACCGGCGACGTCTACGAGTGGGACAACGAGTCCACCTACATCCGCGAGCCGCCGTTCTTCCAGGACTTCCCGCTTGATAAGCCCGGCGTCAACAACGTCGACGACGCCCGCTGTCTGCTGACGCTCGGCGACACCGTCACCACCGACCACATCAGCCCGGCCGGCCAGTTCAGCGAAGACCTGCCCGCCGGCCAGTGGCTCAAGGAACGCGGCGTCGAACCCCACGAGTTCAACACCTACGGCTCCCGCCGCGGGAACCACGAGGTCATGATGCGGGGGACCTTCGCGAACGTCCGCATCGAAAACCAGATGCTTGACGGGAAGGAGGGTGGCTACACCATCCACCATCCGACCGACGAGGAGACGACCGTCTTCGAGGCCAGCGAGCGCTACCGTGACGACGACACGCCGCTTGTCGTCATGGCCGGCGACGAGTTCGGGACCGGCTCCAGCCGCGACTGGGCGGCCAAGGGGACCGACCTGCTCGGCATGCGCGCGACCATCGCCCAAAGCTACGAGCGCATCTACCGCGACAACCTCATCGGCATGGGCGTGCTGCCGCTGCAGTTCGCCGACGGCGACGGCTGGGAGGAACTCGGCCTCGACGGCTCCGAACACTTCACCATCGAAGGCCTCGAGGACGGCCTCGAACCCAACCAGGAGCTGACCGTCACCGCCGAACGCGAGGACGGCGAGACAGTCGAGTTTGATGTCACCGCACAGGTCAGCACCCCCGCTGCCGTCGACTACGTCGAACACGGCGGCGTCTTGCACATGGTGCTTCGCCGCCTGCTGAACGACGAACTGAACTGACGACGACTGCCGCGCTGGCGTCGCGTTTCTTTTTTGTTGCTGCTGTCTTCTCGGGCCCGTAGCACTAGCTCCCGGAGCATGGAGCTACGTTCCGCCCACCCGTCAGAAACGCGTTGGCGGTCGCCGTTTACACGACCAGATGCGATTCCAGGCGGCCGCGGTCCTGAATCGCCTCCGCGTCGAGTTCGTCGACGAGGCGGCCCTTGTCCATCGCATAGCAGCGGTCGGCGAGGCCCTGAATCACCGAGAGGTTCTGTTCGACAAACAGGATGGTCGTGCCGAACTCCTCGTTGATGCGTGCGAGGTCTTCGGTTATCGACTGGACGATAGACGGCTGGACACCCTCGGATGGCTCATCGACCAAGAGCAGGTCGGGGTTGCCGACGAGCGCTCTGCCGATGGCGAGCATCTGCTGTTGGCCGCCGCTCATCGTTGCGGCGTCTTGACTCGCCCGCTCTTCGAGAATCGGGAAGTACTCGTAGACGCGGTCGTACAGCGCCTCGGTTTCGTTGCCGATGTTCTCGCCGATGAGCAGGTTCTCACGAACCGACAACCCGGGGAAGACGTCCCGGCCCTGCGGTACGTAGCCGATGCCGAGTCCCGCCCGCTCGTCAGCCGACAGCGCATCGATTGTCTCGCCGCGGTATTCGACGGTGCCGGAGTCGGGGTCGAGAAGCCCCATAATCGTCTTCAGCAGCGTCGTCTTGCCGACGCCGTTCTTGCCGACGATGCCGACGACTTCGCCGCCGTCGACGCGACAGTCGACGTCCCGCAGGATGGGGGTCCCGTCGTAGCCAGCGGTGAGTCCGGTGACGGTGAGGCTCATGCGTCTTCCCCCAGGTAGATGCGCTTCACTTCGGGGTCGGACTCGATGTCGTCTATCGGCCCCTGCCGGAATATGGACCCCTGGTTCAGTACGGTCACTTGGTCGGAAATCTCTCTGACAAACTCCATATCGTGTTCGATGACGACGAAGGCCATCCCCTCGTCGTTGAGCGAGCGGATGAGGTCGGCGACGCTTGCGGTCTCTTCGACCGACATCCCTGCGACCGGCTCATCCAGCAGCATGAGCTTCGGCTCCAGCGTCGTCGCCATGCCGATTTCGAGCCGCTGCTGTTGGCCGTGCGAGAGGTCGCCGGCTGGCGTCTCGGCGCGGTCGGCCAGTCCGATTTCGTCGAGCGTTTCGTAGGTCGTTGCTTCGAGGTCCCCGCTGTCGACGCGCTGGAGCGGCACCTGCAGGTTCTGAGCGACAGTGAGGTCCTCATAGACGTGTGGCGACTGGAACTTCACGCTGAGGCCGGCGTCGATGCGTTCGTGGGGCGGCAGCTGCGTGAGGTCCATGCCGTCGAAGTAGATGCGTCCCTCTGTCGGCGTGAGCTGTCCGGTAATCAGCTCTAGGAGCGTACTCTTGCCCGCTCCGTTGGGACCGATGAGACACCGGAGCTCACCTTCGTCGACGGTGAAGTCGACCTCATCGACGGCGGTGAGGCCGCCGAAGTTCTTCGTGAGCCGTTCGGTCGCGAGAATCGCATCGCGGTCGAGGCCGGTCGCCTTGACGGCCGGCTGAAGCCGCGTTGCGGGGTCGTCCGGCGTGCTCACAGCACTCCCTCCGTTGTCGTCGTCTGCTGTCGAATCATTCTGTTGCTCCCTCCGTTGGCTCGGTCGTCGACCGGTCGTTGATGCGCTCCAGTAGCTGCTTTAGGCCTCGGTCGAGGTACGGAACAATCCCGGCCGGCATGACGAGGATGACGACCATCAACAGCCCGCCGATGATGACAAACGCCCACTCGGGGCCCAGCGGACCGACACCGTCGGTGAGGCCGGTCCGCATCCACTCGATGGCAAACGTCGCGCCGATGGCGCCGATGAGCGACTCACGGCCGCCGACGCTGACCCACACGACGGGCAGCGCGGCAAACAGAATGCCGAACACTGAGGGGTCGATGAAGTTCCCCCAGACGGCGTAGAAGACGCCGCCGGCAGCCGCCAACGCGCCGCCGATGGTGAACACGACGAGCTTGATGAACGGAACGTTGTAGCCGAACGTCTCCGTTCGCGCCTCGTCTTCGCGGACGGCAACCATCGTCATCCCGAAGCCGCTGTTGACGAAGGCCCGCAGCCCGAGGTAGGTGACCACGAGCGCGGCCAAAAGCAGGTAGTAGAAGGCGACCCTGTCGAAGGCGACGCTCGCGCCGCCAACGCCCAACACGAGGTCGGGGATGTCGGGCATCCCGTTGAAACCGCCGAGACGCGCTTCGCCGATGGCCCACTCGCTGCCGGCCGTCTGGGCCGCAAAGGTGTTCAGTACGAGCGCGACGACGAGCGTAATGATGGTGACGTAGACGTCTCTGACGCCGCCGTAGAACATGAAATAGCCCAGCGCGGCCGCAAACAGCGCGCCGACGACGATGGCCCCCAAAAGCGCTGCGGTGATGCCACCGGCCGTACCGAAGTTGATGCCGATGACGCCGAAGGTGTATGCGGCGACGCCGAAGAAGGCGACTTGTCCGAAGCTGAGGATGCCGCAGTAGCCCCAGACGACGCTGAGACTCAGCGCCAGGAAGGCCAGCGCGAAGTACTGTGTCGTCGTCTGAATGCTGAACGGGTCCGTCGTCATGGGGTAGACCGCGAGACCAGCCACCACGACGACGAAGAACCCCCAAAACAGGGGCGAGTTCCCGTAGGTGTTCGGCCCTTCGAGGAGCCCACGGATGCGGGCGGCCGGTCCGTCAGGCGACCCGATGTCGGCACTCATTGGTCTGCCCTCCGTCGCTGCCGCCACTGTTCGATGTAGCCGGAGATGCCGTCAGGCAGTACCCGAAGGGCGATGATGGCGACGATGAGCATCGCCATTAGCCCGACGAAGGTCCCAAGCTGGAAGCTGAAGACCGCGTTGACGAAGCCGAGCAGCCCCGACGCCGAGAGCGTCCCGATGACGACCGACGGCCCGCCGACGACCACGGCGACGAACGCCTCGACGAGGAAGATGCTGCCTCTGTCGGGCGTGATAGCGCCGATAGCGGGCGCGTACAGCGCCCCGGTGAGTCCGGCCAGCCCGGAGCCAAGCGCGAACGTCGTGACGTACATCCGGTCGGTGTCGATGCCCATCGCACGGGCGGTTTCGGGGTCTTCGATGGTTGCTCTGGCCTTGACCCCGAACTCGGTGCGGGTAAACAGCACGTACAGGCCGACCAGGACCGCAAGCGCTACCAGCGGCAGGAAGACGCTCCGGTAGGTCCCGGAGGTGTATGGCCCGTAGGCGACGTTGCCCATCGGCGTTGAGATGCTGTCGAGGCTGGACCCGAAGGTAATCAACAGCAGCTGTGCGACCACGAGCGCGAGGCCCCACGTCGCGACCATCGAGTCAAGCAGACGGTCATAGAGGTGTTGGACGACCAGCCGCTCGACGATGATGCCGAAGATGACTGTCATGACGACACCGGACACCATCGCGACCGGCAGCGGGAGCCCGGCGTGGTAGGTGAGCGCCGTCCCGTAGATGCCGACGAGGATGAACTCCCCGTGGGCGAGGTTGATGACGCCCATCATCCCGAAGATTACCGCCAGCCCGACCGTCGCCAACACGAGGAAGGCGAAGCTATCGAGGAACTGAAACAGCAGCGCGGCCCCGTCGTACAGCGGCGATAGGGGCACGAGCGGCTGGCTCACGGCGTCTCACCCCCGCCGGTGTGTCGTAGCCGTCGCGTCATTCGAGGATATCACCGTAAACGTCGGCGGGCTCGTACTGCGTGGTCTTCGACTCCGCACGGAGGTCACAGCCGTCGCCGCCCTCGACTTCTTCGCGGAGGAACGAGGGGCCGATTTCCTGTTCGGCGTCGAAGCTGATGTCGTGGTTCTCGTCGGCGTGGGCGACGCGCATCTGGTGGGTGATGTGGTGGGTCGCACCGTCGAGCTCGATTCGGCCCGAGGGGGCGTTCATCTCCACGCCTTCCTCGAGGACATCGATGACGGCGTCCTGGTCGAAGGTGCCGGCCTCCTCGACGGCCTCTTTCCACATGTAGACCGAGAAGTAGTTGTTCTGTGCTTCCTGGTTGAGGTAGTTCGCGTCGGGCCAGCGGTCGTAGAAATCCTCGACGAAGTTCTCGCCCTCCCGGAGGTCGCCGAGTTCCTCCATATAGCTGACGCCCGCGTAGACATCGGTCACGGCGTTTGGCTCGTAGCGGATGTGCTCGTGGCCCTGGGCCATCGTCGTCGATGTCCCGATGGGAATCATCAGGTCGTTGGAGTCCCGCTGGTCGTAGAAGTTCTCGTGGTTGGCACCGACGAGCATCGACATGATGAAGTCGGGGTCCTCGGCCTGAATCCGGTTGATGACCGACGAGAAGTCGCTTTCGTCGAGCGGGATGTACTCCTCGCCGACGATGTTGTAGCCGTTCTCCTCGGCGATGACGTTGACCCAGTCGCCGGACAACTGTCCGAAGTTGTAGTCGGCGGCAATGATGTAGATGTCCTCGCCGTACTGGTCGGCGAGGTACGGCGTCACGGCCCCGAGCTGCTGGCGAGCCGTCGAGCCGACGGCGAAGATGGTATCGTCACAGACACCGCCCTCGTATTGGGTCGTATAAAAGTATAGCTGGTCTTCGTCGTTGATTATTGGCCGAATCGCCTCCCGAGTCGCGCTGGAGTACCCGGCCCAGAGGGCGTCGACTTGGTCCTGTAGGATGAGCCGTTCAGTCAGTTCCTGGTAGCGCTCGTTGTCGGATTGGGGGTCGGGGTCGACGATTTCGACTTCCTCGCCGAGAATCCCGCCGTCTTCGTTTATCTCCTCGATTGCCAGCCGCGTCGCCTGCCACTTCGAGGTGCCGTTGAGCTGGAAGTTTCCGGAGCGGTCCTCAAGGATACCGACGGTTGGTCCGTCGCTGCCACCGTTGCCGCCCATACAGCCCGCAAGGCCGATGCCGGCTGCGGCTGCTCCCGATGCGAGCAGTTTCCGACGGCTGACGGTCGGGTTACGCATTGGCATCACCTGTGGTGTAAACTGCACGTTCGGAAACGTTCGTGATTGTTTCGCTTTTGCGCCGAATACTGTCTGTATATTCAGACATTTTCACGTCTCATCCGGAGTTAGAGGAGTTATATAAGCGTTTTCGGGAAACACTTCAATAGAAATACCCACAGAGGAGAGGGGCTGGATACTCTATTGACTGTGTTGGTGTCCTTATATTCTGGATGAATGTGGTTCTGAGAAGGGTCTAATATCCCGTGTGTGCTACATCTGTGAACACCGTTTGAGTTCAAAACAGCTCCACCGCTGGCTGTCCGCGCTGCCTGTCGCTCCGCACCCCCCGGCTAATCGTACGTTTTCCATATAACGGGGTCGAACAAAAATATTCTTCCTGATTTCGTTACCCTCTAGCCGGACGTTATCGGTAGGTGGCAGAATGGAAGCATACGTTCGAAAATATCGCCCGATTGGTTACCTTATGTACGCTTCCACTCTCACCCGGTAGTATGTTCGATATACTGTTGCACGCAGGAACAGAGCATCCCAATCTCTCGTTCATCGTCGTTGCGAGCCTTCTTTCGTTCCTCGCGGGGCTTGGCATCGGCACCTACTCCGAACAGCTCGCCGGATTGTTCACATCCACCGACTCGGAGCCGACCGAGTGAGACCGATGACGGGTATCGACCGACCGGCCACTCCTCGGCCGGCCGCTACCGGAGGTGACCGTCCGTGAGCGACCCCTCGGAGGGCTCGCTGACGCCCGGCGAACTGCTCGTCGACGATGCGCCCGTCGAACTCAATGCCGGCCGTGAAACGGCGACGGTCACCGTCGAAAACACCGGCGACCGGCCGGTACAGGTCGGCTCCCACTATCATTTCTTCGAGACGAACCCGGCGCTTGCGTTCGACCGCGAGACGGCCTACGGCATGCGGCTGAACATCCCCGCTGGCACCGCCGTCAGGTTTGAGCCGGGCGCTGAACGGGATGTCGAACTGGTCGCTATCGGCGGCGACCGCATCGTCCATGGCATGGATGGACTGGTGAACGGTGACCTCGATGACGAAGCAACCCGCGAGCGAGCGATGGACCGAGCCGCCGCGGCCGGCTACCGGGGGGTCGAGCGATGACGAAAACGCTGCCCCGCGAGGAGTACACCGACCTCTTCGGCGCGACAGTCGGCGACCGGATTCGGCTCGGCGACACCTCGCTGCTGGCCGAAATCGAACACGACCACGCCACCTACGGCGATGAGGCGGTTTTCGGCGGCGGCAAAACGATGCGGGACGGAATGGGCATGCAGTCGGGGACGACACAGGCCGACGGCGCTCTCGACTGGGTGTTCAGCAACGTCGTCGTCGTTGACCCGGTTCTCGGCATCCGGAAAGGCGACATCGGCGTCCGAAACGGCCGCATCGTCGGCGTCGGCAAGGCCGGCAACCCGGACACTATGGACGGGGTCGACGACGAACTGGTCGTCGGCCCGAGCACTGATACTGTCCCCG from Natronomonas pharaonis DSM 2160 includes the following:
- the phoU gene encoding phosphate signaling complex protein PhoU, which produces MARKGYQQQLNELRENVLYMSEIVLERVRRGLRALETKDESLAREVIEGDHEINELYLELEQSCIELFALQQPVASDLRFIAASFKIITDLERVADLATNLGDYTLQSSRDLYPDVDIQGIGDAVIEMVEDAMEAYAEEDSEACFAISDRDDEVDSRCEDASNTVVRDLIETELDETSSEGDIESLLREVSRLLLTIRDLERIGDHAVNIAARTLYMVENSDELIY
- the asd gene encoding aspartate-semialdehyde dehydrogenase gives rise to the protein MSTTRVGVLGATGAVGQRLIQLLDPHEEFEVAALSASSASAGKTYREAAKWRVDTPIPESVADMTVVETDPDAVPDDIDLLFSSLPSDIGADVEPEFVEAGYVVSSNSSNGRMDDDIPLTIPEVNADHLGLIEVQRDERGWDGALIKNPNCSTITMVPALAALDEFGLENIHVSTLQAVSGAGYSGVTSMEIIDNVIPHIGGEAEKMETESRKLLGSFDGAGVDLHEADVSASCNRVPTLDGHLENVWADLAADPDPADVVEAFESYPSVDLPSSPDQLIEVFDEPDRPQPRMDRMLGDGMAIATGGVESTADGIQFNCLAHNTMRGAAGASVLNGELLLEEGYL
- a CDS encoding 30S ribosomal protein S17e, encoding MAIKPAYVKKTGTLLMDRYPKAFGDDFEHNKELVDELTNIESKSVRNRIAGYVTRKQRSPQQPA
- the acnA gene encoding aconitate hydratase AcnA produces the protein MSNQHIPNAVRELEHDGETYKMADLTALEEAGLCELDSLPVSIRIMLESVLRNAQQDGETVTEDDVRAAASWSPDVPDAELSFQPSRVVLQDLTGVPAVVDLAALRSAADRKGVDPTVVEPEIPCDLVIDHSVQVDYFGSDDAYERNVELEYERNEERYRSIKWAQQAFEDFEVVPPGTGIVHQVNLEHLGRVVHAREEDGDQWLLPDTLVGTDSHTPMIGGIGVVGWGVGGIEAEAALLGQPITMSLPDVVGVRLSGSLPEGATATDLVLHITERLREVGVVDKFVEFYGPGVAELTVADRATISNMAPEQGSTISMFPVDDKTLEYLELTGRDPDHVDLVEKYLDAQGLFGEQEPEYTQVVEFDLSDVEPSLAGHKKPHSRIPMGNLDEHFPSLLEAEGVVGDGGAVTADAAGNPADVVETPDLGETVPVELEDGTEVEIGHGSVLVSAITSCTNTSNPSVMLAAGLLAENAAEAGLDVPDYVKTSLAPGSRVVTEYLKEADLLEPLEELGYHVVGYGCTTCIGNSGPLPDPIEKAIDDNNLWATSVLSGNRNFEARIHPKIAANYLASPPLVVAYGLAGRMDIDLEEDPIGVGDDGEAIYLEDIWPDTDEIHDAIADSVSPELFEEKYAQVYEGDERWEALDAPTGDVYEWDNESTYIREPPFFQDFPLDKPGVNNVDDARCLLTLGDTVTTDHISPAGQFSEDLPAGQWLKERGVEPHEFNTYGSRRGNHEVMMRGTFANVRIENQMLDGKEGGYTIHHPTDEETTVFEASERYRDDDTPLVVMAGDEFGTGSSRDWAAKGTDLLGMRATIAQSYERIYRDNLIGMGVLPLQFADGDGWEELGLDGSEHFTIEGLEDGLEPNQELTVTAEREDGETVEFDVTAQVSTPAAVDYVEHGGVLHMVLRRLLNDELN
- a CDS encoding ABC transporter ATP-binding protein produces the protein MSLTVTGLTAGYDGTPILRDVDCRVDGGEVVGIVGKNGVGKTTLLKTIMGLLDPDSGTVEYRGETIDALSADERAGLGIGYVPQGRDVFPGLSVRENLLIGENIGNETEALYDRVYEYFPILEERASQDAATMSGGQQQMLAIGRALVGNPDLLLVDEPSEGVQPSIVQSITEDLARINEEFGTTILFVEQNLSVIQGLADRCYAMDKGRLVDELDAEAIQDRGRLESHLVV
- a CDS encoding ABC transporter ATP-binding protein: MSTPDDPATRLQPAVKATGLDRDAILATERLTKNFGGLTAVDEVDFTVDEGELRCLIGPNGAGKSTLLELITGQLTPTEGRIYFDGMDLTQLPPHERIDAGLSVKFQSPHVYEDLTVAQNLQVPLQRVDSGDLEATTYETLDEIGLADRAETPAGDLSHGQQQRLEIGMATTLEPKLMLLDEPVAGMSVEETASVADLIRSLNDEGMAFVVIEHDMEFVREISDQVTVLNQGSIFRQGPIDDIESDPEVKRIYLGEDA
- the urtC gene encoding urea ABC transporter, permease protein UrtC: MSADIGSPDGPAARIRGLLEGPNTYGNSPLFWGFFVVVVAGLAVYPMTTDPFSIQTTTQYFALAFLALSLSVVWGYCGILSFGQVAFFGVAAYTFGVIGINFGTAGGITAALLGAIVVGALFAAALGYFMFYGGVRDVYVTIITLVVALVLNTFAAQTAGSEWAIGEARLGGFNGMPDIPDLVLGVGGASVAFDRVAFYYLLLAALVVTYLGLRAFVNSGFGMTMVAVREDEARTETFGYNVPFIKLVVFTIGGALAAAGGVFYAVWGNFIDPSVFGILFAALPVVWVSVGGRESLIGAIGATFAIEWMRTGLTDGVGPLGPEWAFVIIGGLLMVVILVMPAGIVPYLDRGLKQLLERINDRSTTEPTEGATE
- the urtB gene encoding urea ABC transporter, permease protein UrtB, with translation MSQPLVPLSPLYDGAALLFQFLDSFAFLVLATVGLAVIFGMMGVINLAHGEFILVGIYGTALTYHAGLPLPVAMVSGVVMTVIFGIIVERLVVQHLYDRLLDSMVATWGLALVVAQLLLITFGSSLDSISTPMGNVAYGPYTSGTYRSVFLPLVALAVLVGLYVLFTRTEFGVKARATIEDPETARAMGIDTDRMYVTTFALGSGLAGLTGALYAPAIGAITPDRGSIFLVEAFVAVVVGGPSVVIGTLSASGLLGFVNAVFSFQLGTFVGLMAMLIVAIIALRVLPDGISGYIEQWRQRRRADQ
- a CDS encoding urea ABC transporter substrate-binding protein; protein product: MRNPTVSRRKLLASGAAAAGIGLAGCMGGNGGSDGPTVGILEDRSGNFQLNGTSKWQATRLAIEEINEDGGILGEEVEIVDPDPQSDNERYQELTERLILQDQVDALWAGYSSATREAIRPIINDEDQLYFYTTQYEGGVCDDTIFAVGSTARQQLGAVTPYLADQYGEDIYIIAADYNFGQLSGDWVNVIAEENGYNIVGEEYIPLDESDFSSVINRIQAEDPDFIMSMLVGANHENFYDQRDSNDLMIPIGTSTTMAQGHEHIRYEPNAVTDVYAGVSYMEELGDLREGENFVEDFYDRWPDANYLNQEAQNNYFSVYMWKEAVEEAGTFDQDAVIDVLEEGVEMNAPSGRIELDGATHHITHQMRVAHADENHDISFDAEQEIGPSFLREEVEGGDGCDLRAESKTTQYEPADVYGDILE
- a CDS encoding urease subunit beta; translated protein: MSDPSEGSLTPGELLVDDAPVELNAGRETATVTVENTGDRPVQVGSHYHFFETNPALAFDRETAYGMRLNIPAGTAVRFEPGAERDVELVAIGGDRIVHGMDGLVNGDLDDEATRERAMDRAAAAGYRGVER